The DNA window AGCTGCCTGTCCTGCGCACAGGAGGGCAAACCTTGCAAAATGGATCCCTGCTGGATTTGCTTCAGCCTGGGGACAAGGTGCAACTCAAGGTCAGAGAGAGTGTGAGCGACCCAGCAGGCAACACGCTCGACAGTCAGCACAGTACAGTTTCAGGCAATGCCAGTTAAAGGCCCGACCTGTTTGCGTTGAGTGTCCTCAATACAAAAGCCCCGGAGTTTTTCCGGGGCTTTTGAAAATTTCTAAAAGTTCAAACGATTCTAAACCGCTCCACAATCGCACAGCGGCGGTCGCGGGTAAAGGTCCAGGCGTTGGTCACGCCATCGCCCGTGGGGCTGGCAATCGTAAACGAGGTATGCCCTTCGCCACCAAAACCAATGCCTGCAACAGCGGGGCCATTTTTGACAAAGATTGAGGTATTGATCGTGCGGGCCATCTGGCTGAGTTTTTCCAAATTATTGGAATGCATAACCGCCGTATGGCCAAAACCATGTTCGGCTTCTTTGGCCAGCTTGATCGCATAATCCACATTGCTGACTCTGACCAGCGGCAAAACGGGTGCCAGAAGTTCAGTCCAGACAAAGGGATGGTTTTCATCGGTTTCACAGACCACCAGGCGAATGCTGGGATCGACCTGAACGCCGATCGCTTCCAAAATCACATGGGCATCTTTACCGACCCATTCCTTGTTGACCACGGAATGGCGACGGGGGCCCCGATCTTCTTTGAGCATCAGTTTCTCAAGCTGCTTGAGCTGCCAGCCTTTGATTTCATAGGCGCCGTGGTTGAGCATTTCCTGTTTCAGGCGATCAGCCACTGAATTGACGACAATCAGCTCTTTTTCATCGAGGCAGATAATATTGTTGTCGAGGCTCGCGCCTTTGACAATATCCCGACCGGCTTGGGTCAAATCTGCGGTTTCATCGACTACGACCGGGGGGTTGCCAGGGCCTGCACCCACCACTTTTTTACCACTCTGCATCGCTTTGCGCACCACATCGGGCCCCCCTGTGACCACGAGCAGTTTGACTTTCTTATGCTGCATCAGGGTCTGGGCCATATCAATAGTGGGGGCACGCAGGGCGACCACCAGATTGGGGGGGCCTCCGGCCTGTACAATCGCCTGGTTGATGACATGCACCATATAGTTGCAAACATTTTTAGCCAGGGGGTGCGGGCAATACACGACGGAATTGCCACCCGAAAGAATACTGATGGTATTGTTAATAATCGTTTCTGTCGGGTTGGTACAGGGCGTAATCGAAGCCACAACCCCAAAGGGAGCGCGCTCATTGATGGTCAAGCCCTGATCTCCACTCACCGCTTTGGTCAGCAAAACTTCGGGGCCTGGGGTTTTATCAATCGCGAGAATATTCTTCTGAATTTTGTCTTCATAGCGGCCGAGTTTGGATTCTTCAACCGCCATACGGGAAATCAGGTCGACCTGCTGGTGGCAGGCGGCCCGAATGGCCGCAATCATGTTCTTGCGAAAATCAAAGGAATATTCCTGAAAATGATGAAAAGCTGCCGTAGAGGCATTGACTGCTTCATCAACGTCTTCAAAGAGGCCCATATCTCCTCCGCCAAAGACCACAGGGGTTGGCGTTGCAGCCGAGGGCGCCAGGCGTTCCTGGGTTGAAATACGGTTCACGACCCGTTCAACGATGGCGCG is part of the bacterium (Candidatus Blackallbacteria) CG13_big_fil_rev_8_21_14_2_50_49_14 genome and encodes:
- a CDS encoding aldehyde dehydrogenase EutE; amino-acid sequence: MDLPEEKIRAIVERVVNRISTQERLAPSAATPTPVVFGGGDMGLFEDVDEAVNASTAAFHHFQEYSFDFRKNMIAAIRAACHQQVDLISRMAVEESKLGRYEDKIQKNILAIDKTPGPEVLLTKAVSGDQGLTINERAPFGVVASITPCTNPTETIINNTISILSGGNSVVYCPHPLAKNVCNYMVHVINQAIVQAGGPPNLVVALRAPTIDMAQTLMQHKKVKLLVVTGGPDVVRKAMQSGKKVVGAGPGNPPVVVDETADLTQAGRDIVKGASLDNNIICLDEKELIVVNSVADRLKQEMLNHGAYEIKGWQLKQLEKLMLKEDRGPRRHSVVNKEWVGKDAHVILEAIGVQVDPSIRLVVCETDENHPFVWTELLAPVLPLVRVSNVDYAIKLAKEAEHGFGHTAVMHSNNLEKLSQMARTINTSIFVKNGPAVAGIGFGGEGHTSFTIASPTGDGVTNAWTFTRDRRCAIVERFRIV